Proteins co-encoded in one Waddlia chondrophila WSU 86-1044 genomic window:
- a CDS encoding glycosyltransferase, with translation MKKLVMLTSFFPFAHGEEFLETEIEYLTKYFDQIHIFPKNFDKNRRPLPPKVQISHLFFSNKILKKFTILRKSLFSSMFWIEFFNHPFNYIKWKPLKHLIFMTGESKKNLNKFSSYIQKNGLEEALFYSYWCDHSPLILMLLKKKHPKITIISRAHGGDLYHERMPAGTKFLRQRLLSNLDYVFTISNHGRDYLLSNYTLKSSKIIVSRLGVNPSKKKTSPSSTEEFFSVVSCSFLTPVKRINLLIKALAIVAKRLPEVKFNWSHLGDGPLRNELEQHAKESFPSNVSFCFYGYIKNKKITEFYYKNSIDLFINLSVSEGLPVSMMEAQSCGLPILATNVGGVSEIVNSSNGYLLPKEITPEVIADKMISIKSNTKELNQKKISAYHHWEQHFNALKNYESFAQKISRLRSQS, from the coding sequence ATGAAAAAATTGGTAATGCTCACATCCTTTTTCCCTTTTGCTCATGGAGAGGAGTTCTTAGAAACAGAGATCGAATATTTAACCAAATACTTCGATCAAATACATATCTTTCCAAAAAATTTCGACAAAAACAGACGTCCTTTACCTCCCAAAGTTCAAATTTCTCATTTATTTTTTTCTAATAAAATCTTAAAAAAATTCACAATTTTAAGAAAAAGTTTATTTTCTTCTATGTTTTGGATAGAGTTTTTCAACCATCCTTTCAACTACATTAAATGGAAGCCTCTAAAACATTTAATTTTCATGACCGGAGAATCGAAGAAAAATCTCAATAAATTTTCCTCTTATATTCAGAAAAACGGTCTCGAAGAGGCCCTTTTTTACAGCTATTGGTGCGATCACTCCCCTCTTATTCTCATGCTATTAAAAAAAAAACATCCTAAAATTACGATCATTTCAAGAGCGCACGGAGGAGATCTTTATCACGAACGCATGCCTGCCGGCACAAAGTTTTTAAGGCAACGTCTTCTTTCAAATCTTGATTATGTCTTCACAATTTCGAACCATGGGCGTGATTATCTGCTTTCAAATTACACATTAAAGAGCAGTAAAATCATCGTTTCCCGGCTTGGGGTAAACCCTTCAAAAAAGAAAACTTCTCCATCATCCACAGAAGAATTCTTTTCTGTCGTCAGCTGTTCTTTCCTAACTCCTGTTAAACGCATTAATCTCCTTATCAAAGCTCTTGCTATTGTTGCAAAACGACTGCCCGAAGTAAAATTTAACTGGTCTCATCTAGGCGACGGTCCCTTGAGAAATGAACTCGAACAACATGCGAAAGAATCTTTTCCCTCTAATGTCTCTTTCTGTTTTTACGGTTATATAAAAAACAAAAAAATTACCGAATTTTACTATAAAAATTCAATCGATTTATTTATTAATTTAAGTGTATCGGAAGGTCTGCCAGTTTCCATGATGGAAGCTCAAAGTTGCGGCCTCCCCATCTTAGCGACAAATGTTGGAGGCGTTAGTGAAATCGTCAATTCTTCAAACGGGTATTTACTGCCAAAAGAAATAACCCCTGAAGTCATTGCCGATAAAATGATTTCCATAAAAAGCAACACCAAGGAGCTTAATCAAAAAAAAATTAGCGCTTATCATCATTGGGAACAACATTTCAATGCCCTTAAAAACTATGAATCTTTTGCTCAGAAAATTTCAAGATTGAGAAGTCAATCTTGA
- a CDS encoding nucleotide sugar dehydrogenase, whose translation MSLAIEHQPLTVERIKSKQLTLGVVGLGYVGLPLCLTFAETGVPVIGFDIDLHKIETINNGESYIKHISSQRLDKLLQQQLFSATSNFEQISNCDAVLICVPTPLNAHLEPDLCYIKNTVQTLAPFLKPQTIISLESTTWPGTTEEFVKPIIEKYSPHEIGKDLYICFSPEREDPGNTFHTTRTIPKIVGAVDHKSLALATALYELSIDQVIPVSSTQVAELAKLLENIFRSVNIALVNELKIICDSMGINVWEVIEAAGTKPFGFMKFQPGPGLGGHCIPVDPFYLSWKAKQYGVSTRFIELAGQINRSMPDFVVGKVQDCLNHFGKAVNGSKIMILGLAYKPDIDDMRESPSLELMEKLEKKGACVDYHDPLLPSIGTTRKYGNLTNKQHKELSKGYDCFLLATAHSFFSADNILSYNTPVVDTRNFLPRSSPLVFPS comes from the coding sequence ATGTCTCTTGCCATTGAACATCAACCGTTAACCGTTGAACGAATCAAGTCCAAACAGCTGACGCTGGGAGTGGTTGGTCTGGGATATGTCGGCTTGCCCCTGTGTTTAACTTTTGCCGAAACAGGTGTTCCTGTCATCGGATTTGATATCGACTTGCATAAAATAGAAACGATCAACAACGGTGAAAGCTACATTAAACACATCAGCAGCCAAAGACTTGACAAGCTGCTGCAGCAGCAACTTTTCTCAGCAACCTCCAATTTCGAACAAATCAGCAACTGTGACGCAGTTCTGATTTGCGTACCGACCCCTTTGAATGCACACTTAGAACCCGATCTTTGCTATATTAAAAATACAGTCCAAACACTTGCGCCATTTCTCAAACCCCAAACGATTATTTCCTTAGAAAGTACGACTTGGCCGGGGACAACGGAAGAATTCGTAAAGCCTATTATTGAAAAATACAGTCCGCATGAAATCGGAAAAGATTTATACATCTGCTTTAGTCCTGAGAGGGAAGATCCCGGAAATACATTTCACACCACTCGAACGATTCCCAAAATTGTTGGTGCTGTCGATCATAAAAGTCTTGCTTTAGCAACAGCGCTCTACGAACTTTCAATAGATCAAGTCATTCCTGTAAGCAGTACGCAAGTTGCTGAGCTTGCAAAGCTTCTTGAAAATATTTTTCGCAGTGTCAACATTGCTCTTGTCAATGAACTCAAAATAATCTGCGACAGCATGGGAATCAACGTATGGGAAGTGATCGAGGCAGCAGGAACTAAACCATTCGGATTCATGAAATTCCAACCAGGCCCAGGGTTAGGAGGACACTGCATCCCTGTTGATCCTTTCTATTTAAGCTGGAAAGCGAAACAGTATGGAGTTTCCACCCGTTTTATCGAGTTAGCAGGCCAAATCAATCGATCCATGCCGGACTTTGTCGTCGGCAAAGTGCAAGACTGCCTGAACCACTTTGGAAAAGCAGTAAATGGATCTAAAATCATGATACTTGGGCTAGCATACAAACCAGATATCGACGACATGCGGGAAAGTCCGAGCCTTGAGCTGATGGAAAAGCTAGAAAAAAAAGGAGCATGCGTGGACTACCACGACCCCTTGCTCCCAAGTATTGGAACAACTAGAAAATATGGCAATTTAACAAATAAGCAACACAAGGAACTCTCAAAAGGCTACGATTGTTTTCTGCTTGCAACCGCACACTCCTTCTTTTCTGCAGACAACATTTTATCCTACAACACACCGGTGGTCGATACGCGGAACTTTCTACCGCGGAGCTCGCCCCTTGTTTTTCCTTCGTGA
- a CDS encoding DegT/DnrJ/EryC1/StrS family aminotransferase, translating to MQFIDLKKQYQLYKKAIFQEIEKVLESGHFILGPQVKEIEQILADYVGIKHCLAVSSGTDSLQIALMALNIGPGDEVITVPFTFISSAEVISLVGATPVFVDIEPDTYNIDIEKLEAAITPRTKAIIPVSLFGQMPDFTRINAIGEKHGIPVIEDAAQSFGATQNGKKSCSLTTISSTSFFPAKPLGCYGDGGALFTNDDALAETMLAIHTHGSTVRNHHPLIGINGRFDTLQAAVLLAKFPHFPDEVKAREQIGARYTELLGKCCQTPKIQPGNTHVYAQYTIRVPNREKVQEKLQEKGIPTAVYYPVCLHEQPVYKILGYEKGSFPNAEKAANEVLSLPMHPWLTEEEQNHIVNTVKQVLMA from the coding sequence ATGCAATTTATCGATTTAAAAAAACAATATCAGTTATATAAAAAAGCCATCTTCCAGGAAATCGAAAAAGTTTTGGAAAGCGGCCATTTCATTCTTGGCCCGCAAGTTAAGGAAATCGAACAAATACTTGCAGATTATGTCGGCATCAAACACTGTCTCGCTGTTTCCAGTGGAACGGATTCTCTTCAGATCGCTCTGATGGCATTGAATATCGGCCCCGGCGATGAAGTGATCACTGTTCCTTTTACATTCATCTCCAGTGCTGAAGTGATCTCTCTGGTCGGTGCGACCCCTGTCTTTGTCGACATCGAGCCGGATACTTACAATATCGATATCGAAAAATTGGAAGCGGCCATTACCCCTCGAACAAAAGCAATCATCCCCGTTTCCCTATTCGGACAAATGCCTGATTTTACTCGAATTAACGCAATTGGGGAAAAGCACGGTATTCCAGTGATCGAAGATGCCGCGCAAAGCTTTGGAGCCACTCAGAATGGGAAAAAAAGCTGCAGTCTGACAACCATTTCCTCAACTAGCTTCTTCCCTGCAAAGCCTCTGGGATGCTACGGGGATGGAGGAGCGCTTTTCACCAACGATGATGCTCTTGCAGAAACCATGCTTGCCATCCACACACATGGCAGTACAGTCAGAAACCACCACCCGCTGATCGGCATAAACGGCAGGTTTGACACACTTCAGGCGGCAGTCCTCTTAGCAAAATTTCCCCATTTTCCAGACGAAGTGAAAGCACGGGAGCAGATCGGAGCCCGCTACACCGAATTATTGGGAAAATGTTGTCAAACGCCTAAGATACAGCCAGGCAACACCCACGTGTATGCCCAATACACAATACGCGTTCCCAACCGGGAAAAGGTGCAAGAAAAGCTGCAGGAAAAAGGAATACCGACAGCTGTCTATTATCCTGTCTGTTTGCATGAACAGCCTGTTTACAAAATCCTTGGATACGAAAAAGGGAGCTTTCCTAATGCTGAAAAGGCAGCAAACGAGGTCTTAAGCTTACCAATGCACCCTTGGCTAACAGAAGAAGAGCAAAATCATATCGTTAACACTGTAAAACAAGTACTAATGGCGTGA
- a CDS encoding Gfo/Idh/MocA family oxidoreductase: MNGLRNIAVVGGGRWGRNLIRNFFEIGALHTICDMNEALLDSYLEKYPNINTTTNFNSILENPLLSRIVIAAPAIQHYALAKKALLAGKDVYVEKPLCLDCGEARELIDLAQKSGRILMIGHLLQYHPYVLKLQELVSTGELGRLQYIVSNRLNLGAVRTEENSLWNFAPHDVSVILSLCGNQMPESVRCLGGDFVSQGVADKALMTLRFNGGIRSHIYVSWLNPYKEQKLILTGSHGMAVFDDTKPWEKKLVFYRTQIKWNNGIIPQIESESSEPIIVPPAEPLKEECRHFIKCCDERIRPKTDGEEALRVLKVLQAAQKSMDAEGTEKKPEDFQKAYHAHSTAEIDPKSSIGKGTKIWHFSHLMADSIVGEGCNIGQNVVISPNVRLGRNVKVQNNVSIYSGVTCEDDVFLGPSMVFTNVLNPRSEISRRDQYSKTLVRKGTTIGANATILCGIELGAYSFIGAGAVVTKNVKPFALITGNPGKQTGWMSRHGEKLNLPLQAPKGKTLTATCPATGEVYQLNGDTLEHDLLSRIGTILTS, translated from the coding sequence ATGAATGGATTGAGAAACATTGCCGTGGTCGGCGGAGGCCGTTGGGGAAGAAATCTCATTAGAAATTTTTTCGAAATTGGAGCTCTCCATACAATATGCGACATGAATGAAGCGCTTCTGGATTCTTATCTGGAAAAATACCCGAACATTAATACCACAACGAATTTCAACTCCATACTGGAAAATCCCCTGCTATCGCGCATCGTCATCGCCGCACCAGCCATTCAGCACTATGCATTAGCCAAAAAAGCTCTTTTGGCCGGAAAAGACGTGTACGTTGAAAAACCTCTATGCTTGGACTGCGGAGAAGCAAGAGAGCTCATCGATCTTGCTCAAAAAAGCGGGCGGATCCTAATGATTGGGCACCTCTTGCAGTACCACCCCTACGTGCTCAAGCTGCAAGAGCTCGTTTCAACAGGGGAGCTGGGAAGACTCCAATATATCGTCTCAAACCGACTTAATTTAGGCGCTGTACGCACAGAAGAGAACTCTCTTTGGAATTTTGCGCCCCATGACGTTTCCGTCATCCTTTCCCTATGCGGAAATCAAATGCCTGAATCTGTCAGATGCCTTGGGGGGGATTTTGTCTCGCAAGGAGTAGCTGACAAAGCGCTTATGACATTGCGTTTTAACGGAGGAATCCGCTCACACATTTATGTCAGCTGGCTTAATCCCTATAAAGAACAAAAGTTAATCCTCACAGGATCGCATGGAATGGCAGTTTTCGATGACACAAAGCCATGGGAAAAGAAATTAGTCTTCTATCGCACTCAGATCAAGTGGAACAATGGAATCATTCCTCAAATAGAATCGGAAAGCTCTGAACCGATTATTGTTCCTCCAGCTGAACCTTTAAAAGAAGAGTGCCGCCACTTCATCAAATGCTGCGATGAACGGATTCGGCCTAAAACAGATGGCGAAGAGGCTCTCAGAGTATTGAAAGTGCTGCAAGCCGCTCAGAAAAGCATGGATGCGGAGGGAACTGAAAAAAAGCCTGAAGACTTCCAAAAAGCATACCATGCGCATTCAACAGCAGAAATCGATCCAAAATCTTCTATAGGGAAAGGAACAAAAATTTGGCACTTTTCCCACTTGATGGCCGATTCCATCGTAGGCGAAGGGTGCAATATCGGACAAAACGTCGTCATCTCTCCAAATGTCCGGCTCGGACGCAATGTCAAAGTGCAAAATAATGTCAGTATTTACAGCGGCGTGACTTGCGAGGATGATGTTTTCTTAGGCCCCAGCATGGTCTTTACTAATGTCCTCAATCCGCGAAGTGAAATCAGCCGTCGGGATCAGTACAGCAAAACTTTGGTGCGAAAAGGGACAACCATTGGCGCCAATGCCACCATTCTCTGCGGCATCGAACTTGGAGCCTACTCCTTTATCGGAGCTGGAGCTGTCGTGACTAAAAACGTCAAACCTTTTGCCCTCATCACAGGCAATCCAGGCAAGCAGACGGGATGGATGAGCCGACATGGGGAAAAACTCAATTTGCCTCTACAGGCACCAAAAGGAAAAACCTTAACAGCAACGTGTCCAGCTACCGGCGAAGTCTATCAGCTTAACGGAGATACCCTTGAACATGACCTATTATCTCGAATCGGAACAATCCTTACATCATGA
- a CDS encoding DEAD/DEAH box helicase, which yields MTYYLESEQSLHHDALVVRVEGNPDPDLLKSLKIEERRHQLKNPGNSEKNLFHISAKSANSLLKAMAASGQLKHGNKNIVCDFYGKNTLTFLIDDGLIIGQVQTRNSLIDISDSPFIGRGSPHCFLDGITLRFLTTDLPWKILKKLYTQTPPPTLEEVEACVIENDPDTPNIEYISRNASEPLPLLKLKDASGAFAELWLDDGTCGRGSEWEKDLLETGFTRRLDEGVAKIHSSGKSMILGPITRSGCSEPFCSDGGLPNRAGEEEQMEGGIKGRFYTAKNFATPSYLYFCPLDQVQSSLSFLLELGWTIQDCEGRNIKLAGKLNLDVQQSTDSIIIKGSIPYGDEEANIASIAGQTALFVPLSKNTVGLIPLSNEIKNLAREGELVAEGIKIRKTQAMSFEPLLKPFGLNLFQPHQPVKIGGRFHGTLRPYQQAGVEWLSFLKQNGFHGILADDMGLGKTIQILAYLTTETGGKPSLCVMPTSLLYNWKKEAETFFPELLVTLHHGPERSKKTLPKEGLILTSYGTLLRDKDLFKASAFQCIFLDEAQVIKNRRTQQFQTACELEAVFRCCITGTPVENRTEELFTHFHFLMPDLLKGCDPKETSRIKKKTGPFILRRRKEEVASDLPEKIEQNVWISMPENQRTMYDQFAASAQQSLIQKIKLDGAGKHRMEIFETLLRLRQICCHPYLVNGQEGTSGKLEALIADMETIKEEGKKALIFSQFTSMLSIIKKSCSKEGWKFCYLDGQTKERKEQVDHFQTDPEIPFFLISLKAGGVGLNLTAADYVLLFDPWWNPAVERQAIDRAHRIGRKDTVIAKRYLCLDSIEEKMLHLNTAKQHLADQLLDETSDHQILTEDDFLFLLESTQ from the coding sequence ATGACCTATTATCTCGAATCGGAACAATCCTTACATCATGATGCTCTAGTCGTCCGTGTAGAAGGGAATCCCGATCCGGATCTGTTGAAATCGCTCAAAATAGAAGAGCGCCGCCATCAACTTAAAAACCCCGGGAATTCTGAGAAAAACCTTTTCCACATCTCTGCCAAAAGCGCAAACTCTCTCTTAAAGGCAATGGCAGCAAGCGGGCAGCTAAAACATGGCAATAAAAACATCGTCTGCGATTTCTACGGAAAAAACACGCTCACATTCCTTATCGATGACGGCCTGATCATCGGACAGGTGCAAACGCGCAACTCCCTCATTGACATCAGCGACTCTCCATTTATCGGACGCGGCTCTCCCCACTGTTTTTTAGACGGCATTACCCTCCGCTTTCTCACAACCGATCTCCCATGGAAAATTCTAAAGAAACTCTATACGCAAACCCCTCCCCCAACCCTTGAAGAGGTGGAAGCGTGTGTGATCGAAAACGACCCCGATACCCCAAATATCGAATACATTTCAAGAAACGCCTCAGAACCGCTTCCTCTGCTCAAACTTAAAGATGCATCAGGCGCCTTTGCAGAACTTTGGCTCGACGATGGAACCTGCGGCCGCGGTTCAGAGTGGGAAAAAGACCTGTTGGAAACAGGATTTACAAGGCGATTAGATGAGGGAGTTGCAAAAATCCACTCCAGTGGAAAATCGATGATTTTAGGTCCCATTACAAGGTCCGGTTGTTCCGAGCCGTTTTGCTCTGACGGAGGTCTGCCCAATAGGGCAGGCGAGGAGGAGCAAATGGAAGGGGGCATAAAAGGGCGATTTTACACAGCGAAGAATTTTGCAACTCCCTCATATCTCTATTTTTGCCCGCTTGACCAGGTGCAAAGCTCCCTTTCTTTTTTACTGGAGCTGGGATGGACCATTCAGGATTGCGAGGGAAGAAATATTAAGCTGGCCGGAAAACTGAATTTAGATGTTCAACAATCAACAGACAGCATCATTATTAAAGGATCCATTCCCTATGGAGATGAAGAGGCCAACATTGCAAGCATTGCGGGGCAAACAGCACTTTTTGTTCCTCTTTCGAAAAACACAGTCGGTTTGATTCCTCTGTCAAACGAAATTAAAAACCTTGCCCGGGAAGGAGAATTGGTCGCTGAAGGAATTAAGATAAGAAAGACGCAAGCCATGAGCTTTGAGCCCTTGCTAAAACCGTTTGGCCTAAATCTGTTTCAACCGCATCAACCGGTTAAAATCGGCGGCCGCTTTCATGGAACTTTGCGTCCCTATCAGCAGGCCGGAGTGGAGTGGCTCTCATTTCTCAAACAAAACGGCTTCCACGGCATCCTGGCAGATGATATGGGTCTGGGAAAAACCATCCAAATTCTCGCCTATTTGACCACAGAAACAGGAGGAAAACCCTCGCTTTGCGTCATGCCAACCTCGCTCCTATATAACTGGAAAAAAGAAGCTGAAACCTTTTTCCCTGAATTACTCGTGACTCTTCATCACGGCCCTGAACGCTCCAAAAAGACCTTGCCCAAAGAGGGATTGATCTTAACCTCTTACGGAACACTTCTTCGAGACAAAGACCTTTTCAAAGCCTCCGCTTTCCAGTGCATCTTCCTGGATGAAGCGCAAGTGATCAAAAACCGCCGCACACAGCAGTTTCAAACCGCATGCGAACTTGAAGCGGTTTTTCGCTGCTGCATCACAGGGACGCCTGTAGAAAACCGAACAGAAGAGCTATTCACCCACTTCCACTTTCTTATGCCCGATCTTTTGAAAGGCTGCGATCCCAAAGAAACCTCCCGGATTAAAAAGAAAACAGGCCCTTTCATCTTGCGCAGGCGAAAAGAGGAGGTTGCCTCAGACCTTCCGGAAAAGATCGAGCAAAATGTCTGGATCTCCATGCCTGAAAATCAACGGACAATGTACGACCAGTTTGCAGCAAGCGCACAGCAGAGTTTGATTCAAAAAATCAAGCTTGACGGAGCGGGCAAACACCGGATGGAGATTTTTGAAACACTGCTAAGGCTCAGACAAATTTGCTGCCATCCTTATTTGGTTAACGGCCAGGAAGGAACAAGCGGAAAATTGGAAGCATTGATCGCAGATATGGAAACAATCAAGGAAGAAGGGAAAAAAGCGCTTATTTTCAGCCAGTTCACTTCGATGTTATCGATCATCAAAAAATCGTGCAGCAAAGAGGGGTGGAAATTCTGCTATCTCGACGGTCAAACAAAAGAGCGCAAAGAGCAAGTCGACCATTTTCAAACCGATCCGGAAATCCCCTTTTTCCTAATCAGTTTAAAAGCGGGCGGCGTCGGACTCAACTTGACCGCTGCGGATTATGTCTTGCTTTTCGATCCTTGGTGGAATCCAGCTGTGGAAAGGCAAGCGATTGACCGCGCTCATAGAATTGGCCGCAAAGACACTGTGATCGCTAAACGCTACCTTTGCTTAGACAGCATCGAGGAGAAAATGCTGCATCTCAATACGGCAAAACAGCATTTGGCCGATCAATTATTGGATGAGACATCTGATCATCAAATCCTTACGGAAGATGATTTTCTATTTCTTCTGGAAAGCACTCAGTAA
- a CDS encoding efflux transporter outer membrane subunit — protein sequence MRSKGWLVLLLSMAGCTLGPHYTPPYVDNPEYWRVSLEDVRGSINADWWYQFDDDVLVQLIGNSLEGNQDLIAAKYRVEEFLGLYRVTRSNLYPQIGGSAEYSRQKLSLGPAPLLPGMKNPNDLYQLMLNGSWEIDVWGKLRRATEAACRDLLAAEENRLVVVQTLVSSVALAYINLLRLDRQLEIAIETAKSRGKTLELFQKRFAAGVISEIDLSQIESQYREALATIPDFEQRIERQENAISVLLGRNPGPIPRGKTLHTLTLPEIPSEIPSHLLLQRPDLRAAEQELAAATARIAVARAAYFPSISLTGAYGTSSNELSSLFTAGTSLWNYGVPITMPIFTAGRISGEVKAAEAFRNQLLATYRQRILEAFQDVNDSLIVFQKRREQEEEQRKQVESLQVYARLARLRYDEGYASYLEVLDAERSLFNVQLEYSEVYANLFQALVALYRSLGGGWIYVADPLTECFPEEIENHLP from the coding sequence ATGAGGAGTAAAGGATGGCTGGTCTTACTACTCTCTATGGCAGGCTGCACGTTGGGTCCCCACTATACTCCGCCTTATGTGGATAATCCGGAGTATTGGAGGGTCTCGCTTGAGGATGTTCGCGGCTCCATTAACGCCGATTGGTGGTACCAATTTGATGATGATGTGCTTGTGCAGCTAATCGGCAACTCTTTGGAAGGAAATCAAGATCTGATTGCAGCTAAGTACCGCGTTGAAGAGTTTCTAGGGCTTTATCGCGTGACAAGATCGAACTTATACCCTCAAATAGGTGGAAGCGCTGAGTATAGCCGGCAAAAGCTCAGTTTAGGCCCGGCTCCTCTGCTTCCTGGAATGAAGAATCCTAACGACCTTTATCAGCTGATGTTGAACGGGTCGTGGGAGATCGATGTTTGGGGTAAATTGCGCCGCGCAACGGAGGCTGCTTGCCGCGATCTCCTCGCAGCTGAAGAAAATCGCTTGGTTGTTGTGCAAACGCTAGTTTCTTCAGTTGCTTTAGCGTATATCAATCTGCTCCGCTTGGACAGACAGCTAGAGATTGCGATTGAGACGGCAAAAAGTCGGGGGAAAACCTTAGAATTGTTTCAAAAGCGGTTTGCTGCCGGAGTGATTTCTGAAATTGACCTTAGTCAGATCGAGTCGCAATACAGGGAAGCATTGGCGACCATTCCCGATTTTGAGCAGAGGATTGAAAGGCAGGAAAACGCGATTTCTGTGCTCCTTGGGAGAAATCCTGGGCCGATTCCAAGGGGTAAAACACTGCATACATTAACCTTGCCTGAAATCCCTTCTGAAATTCCCTCCCATCTGCTTTTGCAGCGTCCGGATCTCAGAGCTGCGGAACAGGAATTGGCAGCTGCGACAGCTAGAATTGCTGTTGCGAGAGCGGCATATTTTCCTTCAATCTCTTTGACGGGGGCCTATGGAACATCGAGCAATGAACTAAGCTCTCTTTTTACAGCTGGGACGAGTCTTTGGAATTATGGCGTTCCGATCACGATGCCGATTTTTACAGCCGGAAGGATTTCCGGAGAGGTAAAGGCAGCGGAGGCTTTCAGAAATCAGTTGTTGGCTACCTATCGGCAAAGGATTTTGGAAGCTTTTCAAGACGTCAACGATTCTCTGATTGTCTTTCAAAAAAGGCGGGAGCAAGAGGAAGAGCAGCGCAAACAGGTCGAGTCGCTGCAGGTGTATGCCCGTCTGGCTCGGCTTCGCTATGACGAGGGATATGCCAGCTATCTTGAGGTACTGGATGCTGAACGTTCCTTATTTAACGTGCAGCTGGAGTATTCGGAAGTGTATGCAAACCTATTTCAGGCGTTAGTGGCCCTTTATCGATCATTGGGCGGAGGATGGATCTATGTTGCTGATCCTCTTACTGAGTGCTTTCCAGAAGAAATAGAAAATCATCTTCCGTAA